TTCTGTTTGCCAACCAGCGACAGTTTCCTGAATTTCTTGCAATAGATTCATCGCCAATGCTGGATTCGCACCGTGGCGATGGCTACTAAAGGTCGGAGTTTTTAACTTGGGTAGGCTGGGTGTTCTGTTACCATTCTCTTCTGCTTGAAAGGTCTGCACAGATTCATGATGAGGAAAGAAATTTTGGTCAGAAGGATAATCAACCTCAGTATTTACATTTAAGTCAACTGTTTGTCCTTGTGACTTTACTTCCCCATCCTGAGAAGATGGAATTTGTGTACTTTCTGTAGATTCGTTAGCTCCAACGCTGATTCTAAAAGAGAAAGGCCGTTTTGTCGTCGAATCAGTTGTTTCGGCAGTAGAGTCAGTGCCGCGATTCCCTAAATCGTGTAGAGTTGCTTCAATGCGTTTTAAGCCTGCGTTCATAAAGACATCCTAAAGTTTGCTGTCCCCAGTAGTATTGAATAATTAAGAATGGGGTAGTTGGGATTTTTGGCTTTTGCCAGTTGTAGCATGTAATGATGCTGGTGCTAATTTTATCCCTTAAAAGTTATTTGAAACAAAAAATCTCACCCATAAAGTAAAAACAGGAGGCGACGGCAATATTCCTTCTACCTCCTGCCTCTATTGTAAAAATACTCAGTAAAAAACTTTGGGTAAAATCATCTTAGTAACAGGACCAGCACGATCTGGTAAAAGTGAATGGGCAGAAGCTTTAGCTATACAGTCAGGAAAAGCAGTTGTTTATATAGCAACAGCCACCGATAACCCAGACGATGAAGAATGGCATCAACGCATTTTAGAACACCAACAACGTCGTCCCCAAGACTGGGTAACTCTATCTGTACCTGTGGAACTGTCTGCTACCCTTGCTGATGCCAAACCCTATACCTGTCTTTTAGTCGATTCTTTAGGGACTTGGGTTGCCAATCTCCTAGAACAGGACGAATCTAGCTGGGAAAATACCCTTGCAGAGTTTTTAGAGACGGTGGAATTGGTTGCTGCTGATATGCTGTTTGTAGCAGAAGAGGTGGGTTGGGGTGTGATACCAGCTTATCCCCTTGGAAG
This portion of the Nostoc sp. GT001 genome encodes:
- the cobU gene encoding bifunctional adenosylcobinamide kinase/adenosylcobinamide-phosphate guanylyltransferase, which produces MGKIILVTGPARSGKSEWAEALAIQSGKAVVYIATATDNPDDEEWHQRILEHQQRRPQDWVTLSVPVELSATLADAKPYTCLLVDSLGTWVANLLEQDESSWENTLAEFLETVELVAADMLFVAEEVGWGVIPAYPLGRAFRDRLGSLVRQLSTLSETVYLVTGGHVLNLSILGSPLPKRGDPGTFRSQDS